The proteins below are encoded in one region of Salvelinus alpinus chromosome 27, SLU_Salpinus.1, whole genome shotgun sequence:
- the LOC139556141 gene encoding forkhead box protein A2-like, with amino-acid sequence MLSAVKMEGHEHSDWSAYYGEPECYTSVGNMTQHTGLGMNSMSSYMSMPGMTSTSNMTGSPMNMSYVNTGVNHSMAGMSPGSGAMHGMGAGMAGMSATLNPNMSPISTQSPSMNALTSYSNMSVMSPMYGQSNIRSRDPKTYRRSYTHAKPPYSYISLITMALQQSTTKMLTLNELYQWIQDLFPFYRQNQQRWQNSIRHSLSFNDCFLKVPRSPDKPGKGSFWTLHPDSGNMFENGCYLRRQKRFRCEKDLRRETGRKTSEGGPNSSPESCNGNESPHHTLSVKDVKRPVSDPKPRQQVMSPAEHVPTPVPQTHHLPSQHHSVLVHEAHLKPEHHYSFNHPFSINNLMSSEQQQHHHKMDLKTYEQMMQYHGYGSPMTGALSMGSMSTKTGLDVASTPTDTSYYQGVYSRPIMNSS; translated from the coding sequence TGCTACACCTCAGTTGGAAACATGACACAACACACCGGGCTGGGAATGAACTCGATGAGCAGCTATATGAGCATGCCTGGAATGACTTCAACCAGCAACATGACAGGCAGCCCCATGAACATGTCATACGTCAACACGGGTGTGAACCACTCCATGGCCGGGATGTCACCGGGCTCCGGGGCCATGCACGGTATGGGAGCAGGGATGGCGGGCATGAGCGCGACGCTGAATCCGAATATGAGCCCCATAAGCACCCAGTCTCCATCGATGAATGCCCTGACCTCCTATAGCAATATGAGCGTTATGAGCCCCATGTATGGACAGTCCAACATAAGGTCAAGGGACCCCAAAACATACAGGAGAAGCTATACGCACGCCAAGCCCCCATATTCCTACATTTCTCTCATCACCATGGCCTTACAGCAGTCTACCACAAAGATGCTGACGTTGAATGAGCTATACCAGTGGATCCAGGACCTCTTCCCCTTCTACAGACAGAACCAGCAGCGCTGGCAAAACTCTATCCGCCACTCTCTATCTTTCAACGACTGCTTCCTCAAAGTGCCCAGGTCCCCGGATAAACCAGGCAAAGGATCTTTCTGGACTCTTCACCCGGACTCAGGGAATATGTTTGAGAACGGCTGCTATCTCCGAAGGCAAAAGCGGTTCAGGTGCGAGAAAGACCTCCGCAGGGAAACCGGGAGGAAAACTTCCGAGGGAGGCCCTAACAGCAGCCCAGAGAGCTGTAACGGTAACGAATCACCCCATCATACCCTGTCCGTTAAAGACGTCAAACGGCCCGTATCTGACCCGAAACCCCGGCAGCAGGTAATGAGCCCCGCCGAGCACGTGCCCACTCCTGTCCCACAGACACACCATCTTCCGTCTCAACATCACTCGGTGCTCGTGCACGAAGCGCACCTGAAGCCCGAGCACCACTATTCATTCAACCACCCTTTCTCCATCAACAATCTAATGTCGTcggagcagcagcagcatcaccaCAAAATGGACCTAAAAACGTATGAACAGATGATGCAGTATCACGGCTATGGTTCACCGATGACAGGGGCACTGTCCATGGGCTCAATGTCGACTAAAACGGGCTTAGATGTTGCTTCGACACCCACAGACACTTCTTACTACCAAGGTGTGTATTCGAGGCCAATCATGAACTCTTCTTGA